The following are encoded together in the Natranaerobius trueperi genome:
- a CDS encoding M48 family metallopeptidase, whose protein sequence is MKQYKDIYYDLELRKRKTMSIYIERDGTVKVLAPENLSIEEIEEVLESKRYWIHSKLEEWKELNKTKKQRKFVNGEGFLYLGRSYQLKLVETQDVPLKLYQGYFCLRKADLEQGREVFKEFYKEKGYKKVSERVNYYKDMLGVNPSGIKIMELRNRWASCSENGTINFHWKVAMAPMTIIDYIVVHELTHFIYKNHSDSFWNTVDKVLPDYLKRKKWLRENGASLEI, encoded by the coding sequence ATGAAGCAATATAAAGATATCTACTATGATTTAGAATTAAGAAAAAGAAAAACTATGAGCATTTATATTGAACGAGATGGAACAGTAAAGGTTTTAGCACCGGAAAACCTTAGTATTGAAGAAATAGAGGAAGTGCTAGAAAGTAAACGATATTGGATTCATTCTAAACTTGAAGAGTGGAAGGAATTAAACAAAACAAAAAAGCAACGAAAATTTGTTAATGGTGAAGGCTTTCTTTATTTAGGAAGGTCATATCAGCTAAAACTGGTTGAGACTCAAGATGTACCCTTGAAGTTGTATCAGGGGTACTTCTGTTTACGAAAAGCTGATTTGGAACAAGGAAGAGAAGTTTTTAAAGAATTCTATAAAGAAAAAGGGTATAAAAAAGTTAGTGAAAGAGTTAATTATTATAAAGATATGTTAGGGGTTAACCCTTCAGGTATTAAAATTATGGAATTAAGGAATAGGTGGGCTTCTTGTTCTGAAAATGGAACAATTAATTTTCACTGGAAAGTAGCTATGGCTCCTATGACAATAATCGATTACATTGTGGTACATGAATTAACTCATTTTATATATAAAAATCATTCTGATTCCTTTTGGAATACTGTAGATAAAGTATTACCTGATTATCTAAAAAGAAAGAAATGGTTGAGAGAAAATGGAGCTAGTTTGGAAATTTAA
- a CDS encoding HNH endonuclease, giving the protein MAWSISKSADLVLRHLEMQGIDVDDYYKEVFKKTGFIDIEGYTCRVVNVTSETNMRVRVNKDWFSDDDNMDKPFIEKPGMTISFELNLIPTENKLYFLHFKDLRNCALQLEYDRDIWFKEAIWGIEIDIKNNCFRWKHNNKCFPLQEFSVNKVKKLPDYNKYAWPKDVGEIDSRKYVKTTRLVRDTSISKEVKEIYNYACQICGETIMLDEDNYYAEAHHLKPLGSPHYGPDKVQNVICVCPNHHAMLDYGALYLDKSRLYIHKNHDLKKEFLDYHNKIISYS; this is encoded by the coding sequence ATGGCGTGGAGTATTTCAAAATCAGCTGATTTAGTGTTACGGCATCTAGAAATGCAAGGGATTGATGTTGATGATTATTATAAGGAAGTATTTAAAAAGACCGGTTTTATTGATATAGAAGGATATACTTGTCGAGTGGTCAATGTAACTAGCGAAACTAATATGCGTGTTAGGGTGAATAAAGACTGGTTTAGCGATGATGATAATATGGATAAGCCTTTTATAGAAAAACCAGGTATGACAATCTCTTTCGAACTAAATTTAATACCAACTGAAAATAAACTTTATTTTTTACATTTTAAGGACTTGCGAAATTGTGCTTTGCAGCTTGAATATGATCGAGATATTTGGTTTAAAGAAGCAATTTGGGGGATAGAAATAGATATTAAAAATAATTGCTTTAGGTGGAAACACAATAACAAATGTTTTCCGCTTCAAGAGTTTTCGGTTAATAAAGTAAAGAAATTACCAGATTATAATAAATATGCTTGGCCTAAAGATGTTGGTGAAATTGATTCTAGAAAATATGTCAAAACCACAAGGTTAGTAAGAGATACTTCAATATCAAAAGAAGTCAAGGAAATATATAATTACGCTTGTCAAATATGCGGTGAAACAATAATGCTTGATGAAGATAACTATTATGCGGAAGCTCATCATTTAAAGCCTTTAGGTTCACCTCATTACGGACCTGATAAAGTTCAAAATGTGATTTGTGTTTGCCCGAATCATCATGCAATGCTAGACTATGGAGCATTATATTTAGATAAAAGTAGATTATATATCCATAAAAATCACGATTTAAAAAAGGAATTTCTTGACTATCATAATAAAATCATCAGCTATTCTTAA